In Panthera tigris isolate Pti1 chromosome D2, P.tigris_Pti1_mat1.1, whole genome shotgun sequence, one DNA window encodes the following:
- the RPS24 gene encoding 40S ribosomal protein S24 isoform X3, which produces MNDTVTIRTRKFMTNRLLQRKQMVIDVLHPGKATVPKTEIREKLAKMYKTTPDVIFVFGFRTHFGGGKTTGFGMIYDSLDYAKKNEPKHRLARHGLYEKKKTSRKQRKERKNRMKKVRGTAKANVGAGKK; this is translated from the exons AATGACACAGTAACTATCCGGACCAGGAAGTTCATGACCAACCGACTACTTCAGCGGAAACAGATG gtCATCGATGTTCTTCACCCCGGAAAGGCAACAGTACCTAAGACAGAAATTCGggaaaaactagccaaaatgtaCAAGACCACACCAGATGTCATCTTTGTATTTGGATTCAGAACCCATTTTGGAGGTGGCAAGACAACTGGCTTTGGCATGATTTATGATTCCTTGgattatgcaaagaaaaatgaacccaaaCATAGACTTGCACGA CATGGCTTGTATGAGAAGAAAAAGACGTCGAGAAAACAGCGGAAGGAACGCAAGAACCGAATGAAGAAAGTCAGGGGAACTGCAAAAGCTAATGTTGGTGCTGGCAAAAAG TGA
- the RPS24 gene encoding 40S ribosomal protein S24 isoform X2, with amino-acid sequence MNDTVTIRTRKFMTNRLLQRKQMVIDVLHPGKATVPKTEIREKLAKMYKTTPDVIFVFGFRTHFGGGKTTGFGMIYDSLDYAKKNEPKHRLARHGLYEKKKTSRKQRKERKNRMKKVRGTAKANVGAGKKK; translated from the exons AATGACACAGTAACTATCCGGACCAGGAAGTTCATGACCAACCGACTACTTCAGCGGAAACAGATG gtCATCGATGTTCTTCACCCCGGAAAGGCAACAGTACCTAAGACAGAAATTCGggaaaaactagccaaaatgtaCAAGACCACACCAGATGTCATCTTTGTATTTGGATTCAGAACCCATTTTGGAGGTGGCAAGACAACTGGCTTTGGCATGATTTATGATTCCTTGgattatgcaaagaaaaatgaacccaaaCATAGACTTGCACGA CATGGCTTGTATGAGAAGAAAAAGACGTCGAGAAAACAGCGGAAGGAACGCAAGAACCGAATGAAGAAAGTCAGGGGAACTGCAAAAGCTAATGTTGGTGCTGGCAAAAAG AAG TGA
- the RPS24 gene encoding 40S ribosomal protein S24 isoform X1 has product MNDTVTIRTRKFMTNRLLQRKQMVIDVLHPGKATVPKTEIREKLAKMYKTTPDVIFVFGFRTHFGGGKTTGFGMIYDSLDYAKKNEPKHRLARHGLYEKKKTSRKQRKERKNRMKKVRGTAKANVGAGKKKE; this is encoded by the exons AATGACACAGTAACTATCCGGACCAGGAAGTTCATGACCAACCGACTACTTCAGCGGAAACAGATG gtCATCGATGTTCTTCACCCCGGAAAGGCAACAGTACCTAAGACAGAAATTCGggaaaaactagccaaaatgtaCAAGACCACACCAGATGTCATCTTTGTATTTGGATTCAGAACCCATTTTGGAGGTGGCAAGACAACTGGCTTTGGCATGATTTATGATTCCTTGgattatgcaaagaaaaatgaacccaaaCATAGACTTGCACGA CATGGCTTGTATGAGAAGAAAAAGACGTCGAGAAAACAGCGGAAGGAACGCAAGAACCGAATGAAGAAAGTCAGGGGAACTGCAAAAGCTAATGTTGGTGCTGGCAAAAAG AAGGAGTAA